A region of Paucidesulfovibrio longus DSM 6739 DNA encodes the following proteins:
- the galE gene encoding UDP-glucose 4-epimerase GalE: MCAVLITGGAGYIGSHVNKLLASRGVETVVFDSLVTGHADFLQWGEFIAGDLLDPPALERAFAAAPIDAVLHFASYIAVGESVEDPNKYYLNNVAATLNLLDAMVRHGVRGLVFSSSASVYGEPEQERIDENHPKRPLSPYAHSKAMVEQMLEDYHRAHGLASCRLRYFNAAGADPDGEIGERHVPETHLIPLVLHAALGLRKNISIFGTDYATPDGTCVRDYIHVSDLAEAHALALDWLKGGETRAFNLGNGSGYSVREVIEVARAVTGRDIAVVESGRRAGDSPVLVASSGRAKAELGWEPRFGDLETIVRTAWDWHLKDCRD; this comes from the coding sequence ATGTGCGCCGTCCTGATCACCGGAGGAGCCGGATACATAGGCTCCCACGTCAACAAGCTCCTGGCCTCCCGCGGCGTCGAGACCGTGGTCTTCGATTCCCTTGTCACGGGCCACGCGGACTTTCTGCAATGGGGCGAGTTCATCGCCGGGGATCTGCTCGACCCTCCGGCCCTGGAGCGGGCCTTTGCCGCCGCGCCCATCGACGCGGTCCTGCACTTCGCCTCGTACATCGCCGTGGGCGAGTCCGTGGAAGACCCGAACAAGTACTACCTCAACAACGTGGCCGCGACACTGAACCTCCTGGACGCCATGGTCCGCCACGGGGTCCGCGGGCTGGTCTTCTCCTCCTCGGCCTCGGTCTACGGCGAGCCGGAGCAGGAACGCATCGACGAGAACCACCCCAAGCGGCCGCTCTCGCCCTACGCCCACTCCAAGGCCATGGTCGAGCAGATGCTGGAGGACTACCACCGCGCCCACGGTCTGGCCTCCTGCCGCCTGCGCTACTTCAACGCGGCCGGAGCCGACCCGGACGGCGAGATCGGCGAGCGCCACGTGCCGGAAACGCACCTGATCCCCCTGGTGCTGCACGCGGCCCTGGGCCTGCGCAAAAACATTTCCATCTTCGGCACGGACTACGCCACCCCGGACGGCACCTGCGTGCGCGACTACATCCACGTCAGCGACCTGGCCGAGGCCCACGCCCTGGCCCTGGACTGGCTCAAGGGCGGCGAGACGCGCGCCTTCAACCTCGGCAACGGCAGCGGCTACTCCGTGCGCGAGGTCATCGAGGTGGCCCGCGCCGTGACCGGCCGCGACATCGCCGTGGTCGAAAGCGGCCGCCGCGCCGGAGACTCGCCTGTGCTCGTGGCCTCGTCCGGCCGCGCCAAGGCCGAGCTGGGCTGGGAGCCGCGCTTCGGCGACCTGGAAACCATCGTGCGCACGGCCTGGGACTGGCATCTCAAGGACTGCCGGGACTGA
- a CDS encoding sensor histidine kinase, translated as MPDKALHTDFAPAERETEEVIREQAKLIARHSPRMMIDGLPLPVVVVNSKRQIVFCNKKFEVFSREQEDVLPLGRRPGEALGCAYAALSEGGCGTTRFCRFCGAARAILQSLDGGHSVELCRLVRKRGEHTCLDFQVFAEPLLCEGVPFVLFSVLDISKELRLESIRHKFLADVRRRAEAINRMYVSVSRDQGSESAKGGLFALGYASRMLMEQIDDQSRLFDAEDGLLGVAEERLNACEALEQALAGLEKVREGDVVLDPCAGLSVFADRHLLDYVLRQLFENGLEAAQGKGQIHAGCVDYGHEVGLRVGSPDPLPERVRLQLFQRGFTTKGEGRGLGLYYARLLARRYLNGDVLHLEAEPGAVFEVRLRKG; from the coding sequence ATGCCGGACAAAGCGCTGCATACGGATTTCGCTCCTGCGGAGCGGGAAACGGAAGAGGTCATCCGCGAGCAGGCCAAGCTCATCGCCCGGCACAGCCCCCGCATGATGATCGACGGACTGCCGCTTCCCGTGGTCGTGGTCAATTCGAAGCGTCAGATCGTCTTCTGCAACAAGAAGTTCGAGGTGTTCTCGCGGGAGCAGGAGGACGTTCTCCCCCTGGGCCGCAGACCGGGCGAAGCGCTGGGCTGCGCCTATGCCGCGCTGAGCGAAGGCGGCTGCGGAACCACGCGCTTCTGCCGCTTTTGCGGCGCGGCGCGGGCCATCCTGCAAAGCCTGGACGGAGGCCATTCCGTGGAGCTCTGCCGCCTCGTGCGCAAGCGGGGCGAGCATACCTGTCTCGACTTCCAGGTCTTCGCGGAGCCGCTGCTCTGCGAGGGCGTGCCCTTCGTGCTTTTCAGCGTGCTGGACATCAGCAAGGAACTGCGCCTGGAGTCCATCCGCCACAAATTCCTGGCCGACGTGCGTCGCCGGGCCGAGGCCATCAACCGCATGTACGTGAGCGTCAGCCGCGACCAGGGCAGCGAGTCGGCCAAGGGCGGCCTGTTCGCCCTGGGCTACGCCTCGCGCATGCTCATGGAGCAGATCGATGACCAGTCCCGGCTCTTCGACGCGGAGGACGGCCTGCTCGGCGTGGCCGAGGAACGGCTGAACGCCTGCGAAGCCTTGGAGCAGGCCCTGGCGGGGCTGGAAAAGGTCCGGGAAGGGGACGTCGTTCTGGACCCCTGCGCCGGGCTTTCCGTGTTCGCGGATCGCCACCTGCTCGATTACGTGCTGCGCCAGCTGTTCGAAAACGGACTGGAAGCCGCGCAGGGCAAAGGCCAGATCCATGCGGGCTGCGTGGACTACGGCCACGAGGTGGGCCTGCGCGTTGGCTCGCCGGATCCGCTGCCGGAAAGGGTGCGTCTGCAACTGTTCCAGCGCGGCTTCACCACCAAGGGCGAGGGCCGCGGCCTGGGGCTGTACTACGCCCGGCTGCTCGCGCGGCGCTACCTGAACGGCGACGTGCTCCACCTGGAGGCCGAGCCGGGCGCGGTCTTCGAGGTGCGGCTGCGCAAGGGCTGA
- a CDS encoding flavodoxin family protein, whose amino-acid sequence MTGIAPVDGFAAVLGCSGSPRRGGNSDLLLRAALSGAESEGAPGFAAHLSEYAFSPCVGCEQCRTAKACTRLLDGMQLLYPRLEAARGLVLACPTHHYNITAWMKAFIDRLYCYYDFDMQARPRGWSSRLAGQGRAAALLAVCEQEDASDMGMTLEAMRLPLEALGYEIVGELAVLRVFDKGGVRGHENALSKAEELGRKLGRFLSRPGAERGA is encoded by the coding sequence GTGACCGGGATAGCTCCAGTTGACGGCTTTGCCGCTGTTTTGGGCTGTTCGGGCAGCCCCCGCCGGGGCGGCAACTCCGACCTGCTCCTGCGCGCGGCCCTGAGCGGGGCCGAATCCGAAGGCGCGCCGGGCTTCGCGGCCCACCTTTCCGAGTATGCCTTCAGCCCCTGCGTCGGGTGCGAGCAGTGCCGCACGGCCAAGGCCTGCACCCGGCTCCTGGACGGCATGCAGCTGCTCTATCCCCGGCTGGAAGCCGCGCGCGGACTCGTGCTGGCCTGCCCCACCCACCACTACAACATCACGGCCTGGATGAAGGCCTTCATCGACCGGCTCTACTGCTATTACGATTTCGACATGCAGGCGCGGCCGCGCGGCTGGTCCAGCCGCCTTGCGGGCCAGGGCCGGGCCGCTGCGCTCCTGGCCGTCTGCGAGCAGGAGGACGCCTCGGACATGGGCATGACCCTGGAGGCCATGCGCCTGCCGCTCGAGGCGCTCGGATACGAGATCGTGGGCGAGCTGGCCGTGCTGCGCGTCTTCGACAAGGGCGGCGTGCGCGGGCACGAAAACGCCCTGTCCAAGGCGGAAGAACTGGGCCGGAAGCTGGGGCGGTTTCTGAGCCGGCCTGGCGCGGAGCGCGGAGCATGA
- a CDS encoding NADH:flavin oxidoreductase, with amino-acid sequence MPAQAGTLFDPATLNGMRLRNRFVRSATHEGLADQDGNGTPALANLWRALAEGEVGLVVSGHAYVSPDGKVRAGQLGVDADERLSGLAMLAEAVHAAGGACALQLAHAGAHAAPLPTGELPAGPSELILDGKTICTAMDCEHIGRIVDAFGYAARRAKKAGFDAVQVHSAHGYCLSQFLSPHYNKREDEYGGSLENRARFLLEVLQAVRAEVGDGFPVLLKMNSQDYLDDGLVLEDALLLARRLENMGVDAVELSGGTMLSGANVPVRTGRFDTPDKQAWFREAAGRFKKERGLPLMLVGGIRSADVAEDLYAQGICDFVSMSRPLVREPGLIRRWRAGDRSPARCVSDNLCFRAALSERGLCCLTEERERDKAAGA; translated from the coding sequence ATGCCCGCACAGGCCGGAACGCTTTTCGATCCCGCGACGCTCAATGGAATGAGGCTGCGCAACCGCTTCGTGCGCTCCGCCACCCATGAGGGGCTGGCGGACCAGGACGGCAACGGCACCCCGGCCCTGGCGAACCTCTGGCGCGCCCTGGCCGAGGGCGAGGTGGGGCTGGTGGTTTCCGGCCACGCCTACGTCTCGCCGGACGGCAAGGTGCGCGCGGGGCAGCTCGGCGTGGATGCGGACGAGCGCCTTTCCGGGCTGGCCATGCTCGCCGAGGCCGTGCACGCGGCGGGCGGCGCCTGCGCCCTGCAACTGGCCCACGCCGGAGCGCACGCCGCGCCCCTGCCCACGGGCGAGCTGCCTGCCGGGCCTTCGGAGCTGATCCTGGACGGCAAGACGATCTGCACCGCCATGGACTGCGAACACATCGGCAGGATCGTGGACGCTTTCGGCTACGCGGCCCGCCGCGCCAAAAAGGCCGGATTCGACGCCGTGCAGGTCCACTCGGCCCACGGCTACTGCCTGAGCCAGTTCCTTTCGCCGCACTACAACAAGCGCGAGGACGAGTACGGCGGCAGCCTGGAAAACCGCGCCCGCTTCCTGCTGGAAGTGCTCCAGGCCGTGCGCGCCGAGGTGGGCGACGGCTTTCCCGTGCTGCTGAAGATGAATTCCCAGGACTACCTGGACGACGGACTGGTGCTCGAGGACGCGCTGCTGCTGGCCCGCAGGCTGGAAAACATGGGCGTCGACGCGGTGGAGCTTTCCGGCGGAACCATGCTCTCCGGGGCCAATGTTCCGGTGCGCACGGGCCGATTCGACACGCCCGACAAGCAGGCCTGGTTCCGGGAGGCGGCCGGACGCTTCAAGAAGGAACGCGGCCTGCCCCTGATGCTCGTGGGCGGCATCCGCAGCGCGGACGTGGCGGAAGATTTGTATGCGCAGGGAATTTGCGACTTCGTTTCCATGTCCCGGCCGCTGGTGCGCGAGCCGGGCCTGATCCGGCGCTGGCGCGCCGGGGACCGCAGCCCGGCCCGATGCGTCTCGGACAACCTCTGCTTCCGCGCGGCCCTTTCCGAGCGCGGGCTTTGCTGCCTCACCGAGGAACGCGAGCGCGACAAGGCCGCCGGGGCATAG
- the hemW gene encoding radical SAM family heme chaperone HemW, whose amino-acid sequence MTDAPRIFGESPGPKKKKKGPLPPRTSGKALLLYVHVPFCRSKCRYCAFHSQAFNQVTYAWYLKTLHREIELWGDRLERPRLETVYFGGGTPSLMPLSDIDDILGLLRDHFTFTEQMEITLEANPDSAQDASWFRGLLSMGVNRLSMGLQSLSDEDLARLGRPHSARMAVEAYGMARQAGFANISLDMIWGLPRQKLKHWLDQLKTVARLGAEHLSCYGLSIEEGTELHRMSAEVDLQLAAEQEQAKMFVYGAELLESLGYLQYEISNFARMGFQSRHNSGYWEGRDYLGLGPSAVSTLGRRRFTNPRFMDEYDAAVRGGFAGLDYEDLDDATRLVEMVMLSLRTTKGLDLKRHRELAGFDLVKSNERMIQALVQNGLIKINRGRLRLTKEGMAVSNVIIERLALADPPPKT is encoded by the coding sequence ATGACAGACGCCCCGCGCATTTTCGGGGAATCCCCCGGCCCGAAGAAGAAGAAGAAGGGGCCGCTGCCCCCCAGGACGTCCGGCAAGGCGCTGCTGCTCTACGTGCACGTGCCCTTCTGCCGCTCCAAGTGCCGCTACTGCGCCTTCCATTCCCAAGCCTTCAACCAGGTCACCTACGCCTGGTACCTGAAGACCCTGCACCGCGAGATCGAGCTTTGGGGCGATCGCCTGGAGCGTCCCCGGCTGGAGACGGTCTATTTCGGCGGGGGCACGCCGAGCCTGATGCCCCTCAGCGACATCGACGACATTCTCGGCCTGCTGCGCGACCATTTCACCTTCACGGAGCAGATGGAGATCACCCTGGAGGCCAACCCGGACTCGGCCCAGGACGCGAGCTGGTTCCGGGGGCTGCTCTCCATGGGCGTGAACCGTCTGTCCATGGGCCTGCAAAGCCTTTCGGACGAGGATCTGGCCCGGCTCGGGCGGCCCCACTCCGCGCGCATGGCCGTGGAGGCCTACGGCATGGCCCGGCAGGCCGGGTTCGCCAACATCAGCCTGGACATGATCTGGGGCCTGCCCCGGCAGAAGCTCAAGCACTGGCTGGACCAGCTCAAGACCGTGGCCCGGCTCGGCGCCGAGCATCTTTCCTGCTACGGCCTGAGCATCGAGGAGGGCACGGAGCTGCACCGCATGAGCGCGGAGGTGGACCTCCAGCTGGCGGCGGAGCAGGAACAGGCCAAGATGTTCGTCTACGGAGCCGAGCTGCTCGAATCCCTGGGCTACCTGCAATACGAGATTTCCAATTTCGCGCGCATGGGCTTCCAGTCGCGCCACAACTCCGGCTATTGGGAAGGCCGCGACTACCTGGGGCTCGGCCCTTCCGCCGTGAGCACCCTGGGCAGGCGGCGCTTCACCAACCCGCGCTTCATGGACGAGTACGACGCGGCCGTGCGCGGCGGCTTCGCCGGGCTGGACTACGAAGACCTGGACGACGCCACCCGGCTCGTGGAGATGGTCATGCTCTCCCTGCGCACCACCAAGGGGCTGGACCTGAAGCGCCACCGCGAACTGGCCGGGTTCGACCTGGTCAAGAGCAACGAGCGCATGATCCAGGCCCTGGTCCAGAACGGGCTGATCAAGATCAATCGCGGCCGCCTGCGCCTGACCAAGGAAGGCATGGCCGTTTCCAACGTGATCATCGAACGCCTGGCCCTGGCCGATCCGCCGCCCAAGACCTGA